In Castanea sativa cultivar Marrone di Chiusa Pesio chromosome 6, ASM4071231v1, a single window of DNA contains:
- the LOC142640762 gene encoding phosphatidylinositol/phosphatidylcholine transfer protein SFH9-like isoform X2 has protein sequence MGIANEEAVKEFQSLMEEIDEPLKNSYKGYPKETLVRFLKAREWNVAKAHKMLVDCLQWRVQNGIDNILSKPIIPIDLYRAVRDSHLQGFSGYTKQGLPVIAIGLGLSTFDKASANYYVQSHIQMNEYRDRVVLPSATQKHGRHIGTCLKILDMTGLKLSALNNIKLLTAISTIDDLNYPEKTDTYYIVNAPYIFSACWKVVKPLLQERTRQKIQVLQGCGRDELLKIMDYGSLPHFCRREGSGSSKHYRNEGTDNCFSLDHALHQQLYNYINQKALTKESTSPIKQGSMHVDFPEPNPEDAEIMKTIQTEFQKLGNRNGLANSLKGVKINGD, from the exons ATGGGTATTGCAAATGAGGAGGCGGTGAAGGAGTTCCAGTCTTTAATGGAAGAAA TAGATGAGCCACTGAAGAACTCCTACAAG ggttatccaaaagaaacatTGGTTCGGTTTCTCAAAGCCAGGGAATGGAATGTTGCCAAAGCACATAAAATG TTGGTTGATTGTTTACAGTGGAGAGTACAGAATGGGATTGACAATATACTGTCG AAACCTATCATCCCTATTGACTTGTACAGAGCAGTGCGAGATTCTCACCTTCAAGGATTTTCTGGTTACACAAAACAG GGCCTTCCAGTCATTGCTATTGGTCTTGGGCTCAGCACATTTGACAAAGCATCT gcAAATTACTATGTGCAGTCACACATCCAGATGAATGAATACAGAGATCGTGTAGTTCTG CCTTCTGCAACACAGAAGCATGGACGACATATTGGTACCTGTCTGAAAATCTTAGACATGACTGGTTTAAAGCTTTCAGCGCTGAATAACATTAAG CTTTTGACTGCTATATCTACAATTGATGACTTGAACTATCCTGAGAAGACAGATACGTATTATATTGTAAATGCACCCTATATATTTTCAGCATGTTGGAAG GTTGTAAAGCCTCTTTTGCAAGAAAGAACAAGGCAGAAAATCCAGGTTCTGCAAGGTTGTGGAAGAGATGAGTTACTGAAG ATAATGGATTACGGATCGCTCCCTCATTTTTGTAGAAGAGAGGGCTCTGGATCGTCCAAGCATTATAGAAATGAGGGCACTGACAACTGTTTCTCATTAGACCATGCATTACATCAACAACTCTATAATTATATCAATCAGAAAGCTTTGACTAAGGAGTCTACTTCACCAatcaaacaggggtcaatgcaTGTAGATTTTCCTGAGCCAAACCCAGAAGACGCCGAGATCATGAAGACCATACAAACTGAATTCCAAAAGTTAGGAAATCGGAATGGGCTTGCCAATTCATTGAAGGGCGTTAAAATTAATGGTGATTGA
- the LOC142640762 gene encoding phosphatidylinositol/phosphatidylcholine transfer protein SFH1-like isoform X1 — MGIANEEAVKEFQSLMEEIDEPLKNSYKNMHQGYPKETLVRFLKAREWNVAKAHKMLVDCLQWRVQNGIDNILSKPIIPIDLYRAVRDSHLQGFSGYTKQGLPVIAIGLGLSTFDKASANYYVQSHIQMNEYRDRVVLPSATQKHGRHIGTCLKILDMTGLKLSALNNIKLLTAISTIDDLNYPEKTDTYYIVNAPYIFSACWKVVKPLLQERTRQKIQVLQGCGRDELLKIMDYGSLPHFCRREGSGSSKHYRNEGTDNCFSLDHALHQQLYNYINQKALTKESTSPIKQGSMHVDFPEPNPEDAEIMKTIQTEFQKLGNRNGLANSLKGVKINGD, encoded by the exons ATGGGTATTGCAAATGAGGAGGCGGTGAAGGAGTTCCAGTCTTTAATGGAAGAAA TAGATGAGCCACTGAAGAACTCCTACAAG AATATGCACcagggttatccaaaagaaacatTGGTTCGGTTTCTCAAAGCCAGGGAATGGAATGTTGCCAAAGCACATAAAATG TTGGTTGATTGTTTACAGTGGAGAGTACAGAATGGGATTGACAATATACTGTCG AAACCTATCATCCCTATTGACTTGTACAGAGCAGTGCGAGATTCTCACCTTCAAGGATTTTCTGGTTACACAAAACAG GGCCTTCCAGTCATTGCTATTGGTCTTGGGCTCAGCACATTTGACAAAGCATCT gcAAATTACTATGTGCAGTCACACATCCAGATGAATGAATACAGAGATCGTGTAGTTCTG CCTTCTGCAACACAGAAGCATGGACGACATATTGGTACCTGTCTGAAAATCTTAGACATGACTGGTTTAAAGCTTTCAGCGCTGAATAACATTAAG CTTTTGACTGCTATATCTACAATTGATGACTTGAACTATCCTGAGAAGACAGATACGTATTATATTGTAAATGCACCCTATATATTTTCAGCATGTTGGAAG GTTGTAAAGCCTCTTTTGCAAGAAAGAACAAGGCAGAAAATCCAGGTTCTGCAAGGTTGTGGAAGAGATGAGTTACTGAAG ATAATGGATTACGGATCGCTCCCTCATTTTTGTAGAAGAGAGGGCTCTGGATCGTCCAAGCATTATAGAAATGAGGGCACTGACAACTGTTTCTCATTAGACCATGCATTACATCAACAACTCTATAATTATATCAATCAGAAAGCTTTGACTAAGGAGTCTACTTCACCAatcaaacaggggtcaatgcaTGTAGATTTTCCTGAGCCAAACCCAGAAGACGCCGAGATCATGAAGACCATACAAACTGAATTCCAAAAGTTAGGAAATCGGAATGGGCTTGCCAATTCATTGAAGGGCGTTAAAATTAATGGTGATTGA
- the LOC142638350 gene encoding uncharacterized protein LOC142638350 isoform X1: MNKETRLTICEGHDGTETSNGDVLIFPDMIRYRRLTHFDVDTFVEEVLVKDGEWLPGTPERLKGSYVFVCSHGSRDRRCGVCGPALVSRFKEEIELRCLQSKISVSPCSHIGGHHYAGNVIIFGSKINGEVTGHWYGYVTPEDVPVLLEQHILKGEIVNGLWRGQMGLSEEEQNKSYELRQNLNGETNVGNKTEELTQTHKSEMHTAACQSQPEEMGCCQENGNSHCCGNPAFPEKLETQDANVGTAKVISDKKSSKKLNSRINSVKGGSARKVRAMPTWFDSWEQEDMYAALAVVCAAASVAIAYSCYKQL, encoded by the exons ACCCGCTTGACAATATGCGAGGGACATGATGGAACCGAGACATCAAATGGGGATGTACTAATCTTTCCAGACATGATAAGATACAG GAGATTGACACATTTTGATGTTGACACATTTGTTGAGGAAGTGCTTGTGAAGGATGGTGAATGGCTACCTGGAACTCCTGAAAGATTAAAGGGTTCATACGTTTTTGTATGTTCTCATGGGTCCCGGGATCGCCGTTGTGGAGTTTGTGGACCTGCCCTAGTCAGTAGATTCAAAGAAGAGATAGAATTACGCTGTCTTCAAAGTAAAATTTCTGTTAGTCCATGCTCACACATTGGGGGACATCATTATGCAGGAAATGTTATCATATTTGGATCAAAAATCAATGGAGAAGTCACTGGACACTG GTATGGTTATGTCACTCCAGAGGATGTACCTGTGTTGCTTGAGCAGCATattttgaaaggagaaattgtaaATGGGCTGTGGAG GGGTCAGATGGGATTATCAGAAGAGGAACAGAATAAATCCTATGAACTTAGGCAAAATTTAAATGGCGAGACAAATGTTGGGAATAAAACTGAAGAACTGACACAAACACATAAAAGTGAGATGCACACTGCTGCTTGTCAATCTCAACCTGAGGAAATGGGGTGTTGCCAGGAAAATGGAAACTCGCACTGCTGTGGAAACCCTGCATTTCCAGAAAAGCTAGAGACTCAAGATGCCAATGTGGGTACAGCAAAGGTGATATCCGATAAAAAGAGTAGCAAGAAACTAAATTCCAGGATCAATAGTGTTAAAGGAGGTAGTGCACGCAAAGTTCGTGCAATGCCAACATGGTTTGATAGCTGGGAGCAAGAAGATATGTATGCAGCTCTCGCTGTTGTTTGTGCTGCAGCATCTGTTGCCATTGCCTATAGTTGCTACAAACAGTTGTAG